In Uranotaenia lowii strain MFRU-FL chromosome 2, ASM2978415v1, whole genome shotgun sequence, one genomic interval encodes:
- the LOC129744674 gene encoding protein MMS22-like, protein MFECRKTSSDVSRFVGDDVKDMVQVQKFVERFSQQISTPSSEEDEIPCRLFGIDFFYLDEELVQNLANAARGRIAKLSIKSIRQDLGDTECGLIRSEINELFRVILGQVDTLECETVLEAISTIHNSLPSVADVAENVGMVSPRELPLHSYEYFHAILDWHWLELVLAYEAEKTASEKTQCRKLYFDIMENLLNITAHKYNNIQKNELILESQFLCPCIRKLWIGIIKLSTILNLGFWSSLQTILQSIVIEKRDGIRKTCKSNGTGEFLFQTWFISGLASLYQYQMLDQITFKETPVIDILPDYTILDKLLKEILHYEKSEEQLRMFLLLVKPIYTQWWPVKHDFILTLWEYFSKNLSSPFQLPTEALSKLACLASSPEKFIEQAKFRASQEAFNGISLQDSSFKCYVTILAFLLRHYSDANQKTKVQILFNRTILKIPPSKLESMPEQAVYNFSLLMLTMMEATPYQDDYSRLSKQLLQIRLEASNPTQGTIDSAVRRITTITLANMTMIGKIGERSFDKSNHLNTFLKSFEATYRKYGDRMQPALGVLAAGMCTVYDRAITRGQFEKGDEAFLGEWLGKYLKACSESERDALLGTVCAIFGCYRRKPYFRAEEHSEILQPLYEIVLPYVKECFNCGDQLQSPLVVAELASHFTVFANGQPYAGQFLSLFGFFSDNQTASLELRLHYLKLMVTSGRVGEIQEKIVVRCWLKFALLNGRDQLQDLSRVVCQMTEFKSLCDIPEYDLCEGDDEPIGLFFKYVGRKYKDYEGKDSRAQYEMTMKMHSLFQHLDKWAVNPSVPVLRRIMSVLALALKECGSIIYIKSNSTCLYHIAFSHYFLPMAVLTDRSVPSDAILAMGKVWHRIMDAMGTLNYTSDPVISDHVTNMIVKWTPQFVKFKDRNDIARPFVTFFSSQNEALVIFAFQKFVVAYIELQRFTPKPNSDSALKILLLTLESLQRIQDNNKIALFIRIMALSILDHALLVLDGCPSKPIANELALKMLQSTGNNSNLIKMEFKACLTAFTKKNLPIDAANFFRFMYKLADKDPEFIKSMVSTIRTELTETERLRGVKEDKHLRNLLNQLEGAVDASFGRTKNSE, encoded by the exons ATGTTTGAATGTCGTAAGACGTCGTCTGATGTGTCCCGATTTGTTGGCGATGATGTTAAGGACATGGTGCAAGTCCAAAAGTTTGTGGAAAGGTTCAGTCAACAGATATCAACTCCATCGTCGGAAGAAGATGAAATACCTTGTCGATTGTTTGGAATAGATTTTTTCTATCTTGATGAAGAGCTAGTACAAAATTTGGCAAACGCAGCCCGAGGAAGAATTGcaaaattgagtatcaaatccATAAGGCAGGATTTGGGTGATACAGAATGTGGCTTGATACGGTCCGAAATCAACGAACTATTTCGAGTGATATTGGGACAAGTTGACACATTGGAATGCGAGACGGTCTTGGAAGCAATTAGTACCATTCATAACAGTTTACCGTCAGTTGCAGACGTAGCGGAAAATGTAGGAATGGTGTCTCCCAGAGAGCTTCCTTTGCATAGCTATGAATATTTCCACGCAATACTGGATTGGCATTGGTTGGAACTTGTATTGGCTTACGAAGCTGAAAAAACAGCTTCTGAAAAAACGCAATGTCGCAAATTATACTTTGACATAATGGAAAATCTACTGAACATAACAGCCCACAAATACAACAACATACAGAAAAACGAGTTGATTCTAGAATCGCAATTTTTATGTCCATGCATTAGAAAGCTATGGATTGGAATCATAAAACTCAGTACAATTCTCAACTTAGGGTTTTGGAGTAGTCTACAAACCATTCTGCAATCGATCGTCATAGAAAAACGCGACGGAATACGTAAAACGTGTAAGTCAAACGGAACTggagaatttttgtttcaaacatGGTTCATAAGTGGGCTGGCATCGCTCTATCAGTATCAAATGTTGGATCAAATCACTTTCAAGGAAACTCCTGTCATTGATATTTTACCGGATTATACTATCTTAGACAAGCTTCTAAAAGAAATTTTGCACTATGAAAAATCAGAAGAGCAGCTAAGAATGTTTCTGCTGCTTGTGAAGCCTATTTATACTCAATGGTGGCCAGTGAAGCACGATTTCATTTTGACTCTGTGGGAGTATTTTAGCAAAAATCTGAGCTCTCCATTTCAGTTGCCAACCGAAGCTTTGAGTAAGCTTGCATGCCTTGCTAGTTCCCCCGAAAAGTTTATCGAGCAGGCCAAGTTTCGTGCCAGCCAGGAAGCATTTAATGGTATAAGCCTTCAAGATTCCAGTTTCAAATGCTACGTGACAATTTTAGCATTTCTTTTACGTCACTATTCTGATGCCAATCAAAAGACCAAagtccaaattttatttaaccgAACAATACTAAAAATTCCGCCGTCTAAGTTGGAATCGATGCCAGAACAAGccgtttacaatttttcgctacTGATGTTGACTATGATGGAAGCCACACCTTATCAGGACGATTATAGCAGACTATCGAAACAGTTGCTACAAATACGCCTGGAAGCTTCAAACCCAACTCAAGGCACGATAGATTCAGCCGTGCGACGTATCACTACAATAACGCTGGCCAACATGACAATGATTGGGAAAATCGGTGAACGAAGTTTTGATAAATCTAATCATCTGAATACATTCCTCAAAAGCTTCGAAGCAACGTATCGAAAATATGGAGACCGGATGCAACCGGCCCTGGGAGTTTTGGCTGCCGGAATGTGTACCGTTTATGATCGTGCTATAACTCGAGGTCAGTTTGAGAAAGGTGACGAAGCCTTCCTGGGCGAGTGGTTGGGTAAATATTTGAAGGCGTGTTCGGAAAGCGAAAGAGATGCTTTGCTGGGAA CTGTTTGTGCTATCTTCGGATGTTACAGACGAAAACCTTATTTTAGGGCAGAGGAACATAGTGAAATACTTCAACCGCTGTATGAAATCGTGTTACCTTATGTGAAGGAATGTTTCAACTGCGGCGACCAACTGCAATCGCCACTGGTGGTGGCCGAGCTAGCTTCACACTTCACTGTATTTGCAAATGGTCAACCATATGCTGGGCAGTTTCTCTCgctgtttggatttttttcggacAACCAGACGGCTAGCTTAGAACTACGATTACACTATCTGAAGCTAATGGTTACTAGTGGGCGTGTTGgcgaaattcaagaaaaaatagttgTTCGTTGCTGGCTCAAGTTTGCACTTCTTAATGGTCGGGACCAGCTGCAAGATTTGTCTCGAGTCGTTTGTCAAATGACTGAATTCAAAAGTTTGTGCGATATACCAGAGTATGATCTGTGTGAAGGAGATGACGAACCAATAGGGCTTTTCTTCAAATACGTTGGCCGGAAATACAAAGATTATGAGGGAAAAGATAGCCGAGCGCAATATGAGATGACAATGAAAATGCATTCTCTGTTTCAACATCTCGACAAGTGGGCTGTAAATCCAAGCGTTCCGGTTCTGCGAAGAATCATGTCTGTGCTTGCATTAGCCTTAAAGGAATGTGGATCGATAATCTATATTAAAAGCAATTCGACCTGTTTGTACCACATTGCTTTTAGCCATTACTTCCTCCCGATGGCAGTACTAACCGATCGAAGCGTCCCCAGCGATGCAATTTTGGCTATGGGAAAGGTCTGGCATCGAATAATGGATGCGATGGGAACGCTAAATTACACAAGTGACCCTGTTATTAGTGATCATGTCACGAATATGATTGTTAAATGGACACCACAGTTCGTAAAGTTCAAAGACCGCAATGACATTGCTAGACCTTTTGTTACATTCTTTTCATCGCAAAATGAAGCACTCGTAATATTTGCGTTTCAAAAATTTGTGGTTGCCTACATTGAATTGCAAAGATTTACACCTAAACCGAACTCGGAtagtgcattgaaaatattgctTCTTACTTTGGAATCCCTACAGCGCATCCAAGACAATAACAAAATAGCATTATTCATTCGCATCATGGCGTTGTCTATCTTGGATCACGCATTGCTGGTTTTGGATGGCTGTCCCAGCAAACCAATAGCAAATGAATTGGCATTAAAAATGCTTCAGTCTACCGGAAACAATTCAAACCTCATAAAAATGGAGTTTAAAGCCTGTTTGACAGCTTTCACTAAAAAGAATTTACCTATCGATGCCGCAAACTTTTTCCGATTCATGTACAAATTAGCTGACAAAGATCCAGAATTCATAAAATCGATGGTGTCGACAATTCGGACTGAATTGACTGAAACCGAACGTTTACGAGGTGTGAAGGAAGATAAGCATTTACGAAATTTGTTAAATCAATTGGAAGGTGCTGTCGATGCCAGTTTCGGAAGAACCAAAAATAGTGAATAG
- the LOC129746415 gene encoding 60S ribosomal protein L21 — protein sequence MTNSKGYRRGTRDMFSRPFRGHGTIPLSTYMKVYKAGDYVDIKGHGAVHKGMPYKAYHGKTGRVYNVTKQALGVIVNKRVRGKILPKRINVRIEHVKPSRCREDFLRRVKENDKARHELKVTKPKAKICLKRKPKAPRGDQVIVNPPNPILLAPIPYEFIA from the exons ATGACGAACTCGAAGGGTTATCGTCGCGGTACCAGGGACATGTTCTCCCGTCCCTTCCGCGGACATGGAACCATCCCTCTGTCAACCTACATGAAGGTTTACAAGGCTGGAGACTACGTGGACATCAAA gGACATGGTGCTGTCCACAAAGGTATGCCCTATAAGGCGTACCACGGAAAGACTGGCCGCGTGTACAATGTCACCAAACAAGCCCTCGGTGTCATCGTGAACAAGCGCGTCCGTGGCAAGATTCTACCGAAGCGTATCAACGTTCGCATCGAACACGTCAAGCCATCGCGCTGTCGCGAGGATTTCCTGCGACGAGTGAAGGAAAACGACAAGGCCCGCCACGAGCTGAAGGTCACGAAACCGAAGGCCAAGATTTGCTTGAAGCGCAAACCGAAAGCCCCCCGAGGCGACCAGGTGATTGTGAATCCTCCGAACCCGATTCTGCTGGCTCCAATCCCGTACGAATTCATTGCTTAA
- the LOC129745914 gene encoding ubiquitin carboxyl-terminal hydrolase 46: MGANISQLERDIGSDQFPPNEHYFGLVNFGNTCYSNSVLQALYFCRPFREKVLEYKAKNKRTKETLLSCLADLFYSIATQKKKVGSIAPKKFIARLRKEKEEFDNYMQQDAHEFLNFLINHINEIILAERNQAKVAPGATSKNGVGIAGPGPSLMNGDNSQQPQEPTWVHEIFQGILTSETRCLNCETVSSKDENFFDLQVDVDQNTSITHCLRCFSNTETLCSDNKFKCDNCCSYQEAQKRMRVKKLPMILALHLKRFKYMEQYNRHIKVSHRVVFPLELRLFNTSDDAVNPDRLYDLMAVVIHCGSGPNRGHYISIVKSHGFWLLFDDDMVDKIEASTIEDFYGLTSDIQKSSETGYILFYQSRDAT; encoded by the exons ATG GGCGCAAATATCTCTCAACTGGAACGTGATATTGGATCTGATCAATTCCCTCCCAATGAGCACTACTTCGGATTGGTTAAT TTTGGCAATACCTGCTACAGCAATTCGGTTCTCCAGGCACTCTACTTCTGTCGACCGTTCCGAGAGAAAGTTCTGGAGTACAAGGCGAAAAACAAGCGAACAAAAGAAACTTTACTGTCATGCCTGGCGGACCTTTTCTACAGCATTGCCACACAGAAGAAGAAAGTGGGCTCGATAGCGCCCAAGAAATTTATAGCCAGATTACGCAAGGAGAAAGAAGAATTCGACAACTACATGCAGCAGGATGCGCAtgagtttctcaattttctcataaatcACATCAATGAAATCATTCTCGCTGAGCGTAATCAAGCCAAGGTTGCTCCAGGAGCGACCAGCAAGAACGGTGTTGGCATTGCCGGTCCAGGACCAAGCCTAATGAATGGAGACAACTCACAACAGCCGCAGGAACCTACTTGGGTGCATGAAATATTCCAGGGAATTCTAACGAGTGAAACACGTTGCCTGAACTGCGAAACCGTTAGCAGCAAGGATGAGAACTTTTTTGACCTACAGGTGGACGTTGACCAGAATACGAGCATAACGCACTGTTTGCGATGCTTTAGCAACACCGAAACTCTTTGCAGTGATAACAAGTTCAAATGCGACAACTGTTGCAGCTACCAAGAAGCGCAGAAACGCATGCGAGTCAAAAAGTTACCGATGATATTGGCTCTGCATTTGAAGCGGTTCAAGTACATGGAACAGTACAATCGGCACATTAAAGTTTCCCATCGGGTGGTGTTTCCGCTAGAATTAAGGCTGTTCAATACG TCGGATGATGCTGTAAATCCGGACCGTTTGTATGATCTGATGGCCGTCGTCATTCACTGTGGTTCCGGTCCCAATCGCGGACATTACATCAGCATTGTTAAAAGTCATGGATTTTGGTTGCTATTTGACGATGACATGGTTGAC aaaattGAAGCTTCTACTATAGAAGATTTCTACGGTTTAACGTCAGATATTCAGAAATCTTCCGAAACGGGCTACATCCTGTTCTATCAGTCCCGCGACGCCACGTAG